The Nakaseomyces glabratus chromosome H, complete sequence genome segment ATATGTACACCAACCTCCCAGTTCCCGTTCTCTAACATCTTGGCGTGTAGagcatcatcaatatcaacaCAGTTAGGAGGATCGATACTACAGATTAATTTATCTCTTAaatctcttctttttgGCAAAAGTGGGTCTTTAGCAATAGCTGCTGAATCTGATAATTTTTCTGGTGCCTTCCAGTCATGGCCTTCACTGGGCAAACAATCCAATACTTTCTTGGAAAATGGTCTATACTCCACATCGTGTTCTAGCAAAAGAGCTTCTGTTTCAGCTTGAACAGTTTCAATTCCTCCTAAGTCCCTTACAAAGTGTCCTAATGGGTATCTATGTGTTTCTGGCCATGAATCGATCGAAACAACAATTCTTTTATCTAAAAGCTCTTTGGCTCTTCTTGTTCTAATTCGAATCTTGGGGAGACATTTATCCATTAAGATCACAAAAACATATTGAGTACCACCGTTTTGTAAGTCAACAGAATTTGGAGCTATCTGTCCGACATATTGTCTCCATGATCTACGTACAATACCAACAACTCTACCAGTAGGAGAAACCTTCTTAGATTGTTGAGCTGCAATAGCATCCTTAGCGAGTAATCTTCGTTGTTTATCTGACATAATAACAGCAGAATTAGCACCTTTCACATCACCTGACTCTTCATCGTTACCATCATCTGCATTATCGTTAACGTCAAAATGTTCAGAATCTAGGGTTATTGTTGATGGGGCCTTCCACTCGGATTGTGGTAGTAATTCAACAATCACTTGATCACCATTAAATGCCCTATTCAAGTTCTTTTGACCACGTATTAGAACTGGCTTAGAAAACCTCGGAAGACTGATCGTACCTTCTAAGAAGTTATATTCAGAAATTTGGATAGAACCTTGAAACAAAACACCATTCTTTAGCCCACCCATAATTCTGGCATTGGTATAATATTCTGGATAAGAAAAATCCGAAATACTTTCTTTATCTTGTCCATCAAATGAATTAGAACTTGGAATCAAATCTTTAATCTCATTGGCATTTGGCAGTTTCTCAACATACTCAACCAAGTTTAGCGtttgatatttcttttcctttgcATTTGATCTGTTTGCCTCCACTCTATTTAATCTATCGTTTGAAACCAAGACAATACTAATACCAGAGCTCTTTAAATGGTCAGCATACCATTCACAAGTTTTTCTTATGGCTCTATCATTCCTATCATTGATGGTTTCATTCTCCAATCTTTCAACAAAAGTGTGCTCGCTGAATTCATTATGGAAAACAATAAACCTCTTTCTATCATCGCTATCTCTACATAATGTTCTCAGCCTAGTGTAAACAGGGTATGATTGATTTCTAACCTCATCAAGAACAATTTGTGGAATAATGACATCAAAGAAGCATTCAGGATTCTCCAGTAAATCAATAGCTTGCAATACTATGTTAGTATCTAGTACTGCATAGTGTTCCCCAATACCATCCAATTTGCCCTTCTCAGGTTTCTCAGAAAGCACAAATTTAGGTAGCTCATTGTGAGCATCCGGTGCCACTATCTCTGGGCATTTACTGCATGCCCTTGAGAGACATGGTATATCATTTCTCAAGTAATGCTCCCTTACAATTTTGGTAGCACCACCATTACGTGATCTCACAAAGACTTTTTGGGTAACAGCTAACCCATCTGATAGCTTCTTCCGTTTGCTTTGTCTTACTAGTACTTCTGCGCCTCCACTCATACTTCTTTATGGTACCTTCTAATCTTGATGTTCCAGTGTTTTGTAATTCTAATAAATAGAAAACTCTAATAACTCTCTTCTGTTTAATAAATGACTAGTAGAATGTTCCAAAAGATGGTAGTTAAGagttgcgatgagctaacAATTGGTACTGGAGCTAGTAAACTGGCCAAACAACATAGCTCATCGCTGCTAATGGGAAGAAATTTTCAAGTACATTTGCACGAAGTAGAAATTttacaatatcaaatacTATGATAACCTGTGTATTTAAGATTTTTAACAAGTTAATATGGTTTCGTGGTCTAGTCGGTTATGGCATCTGCTTAACACGCAGAACGTCCCCAGTTCGATCCTGGGCGAaatcatttaatttttttcaattgtgaAGATTATTCTTTAAAGAAATGTATGTGCATATTAGCGTGAGTGCATATAACTCATGTTacctttttatttttttatagttACCAATTGGGATATACTTACTGTAGCTCTTCATTTCAAACCTCAATTATAAGTATGTAAACTCCAAATATCAGTAAAATTCAAATAGTTACTTTCCGTGCATTACTTTCTTTGCAGTTGTTATTGTTCTCGGTTTTGAATCCGCATCGGGTTTTGCcagtaattttttgtttacatCCGGATCAGGACAAAATGTAAACAGCTATGGACTTGGTGAGTAAGACTACTCATCGTGGAGATAAGTATCACTTCCAAAGAGATAATATTGGGTGCCTATGACCTGTCCTCGATTTGTAAAGTTTAGCATGAGCTATATGtgttattttattttattttttaaatatctttaaaaaataaagctGTATACATTGAAGTAAGAGATTGGTAGCTGATAATCTTCAGCGGATTGGACACTACAGGCTGAGAATTATCTACATGAAATGGATAGCGGTGCTACATCGTTTAATGTACTGGGTGAATGGCGACGTACAGTACAGTCCAAGTTGCTGGGTGAAAGGCATGTTGGATTTGTAgcagaagaaaataaattgCATTGCGGTAGCATTAAAGATCGAGATAGTGTAGTATTGACACCCATTGCCAATATTCAACAAGGCACTGTAAATTACAACCATATGTTTGACAATTTGATATGGGTCTCAGATGTACAATTCATGGAAGAACTCCAATATACATTGATCTCGTCACCGTTCTTAAATGATATACACCATCATCAAATGCCCTTATCGGTAGCAAATTCTATAATGGACTTCCATCGAGACAGGAGATTTCACAGAGAAAGCTTTATTTTTAGCGTGCCAACAAAATTGGGGTATTTAAAGGCTAGGTATGGGGATAAAAAACTGGAATTGCGAAAGAACATTAACTTCATGGATGTCCATAAGACTGTATACTCCATCCTTAAACACTTGagaaataacaataaaaagTGTACATGGCGTATCCTATCCGTTTTAATGATAATACTTTACCTCGGCTACGAACAAGCTCATTTTCATAATCAGTATCCCAAATACAGTTTCTTAACACAACTGAAAGCAATGATGGGAAAACTACAACAGTTTGACAGCATTCAAAGAAAGTactttgaaaatatcaaCATCACAAAGgaatttgataaaactggaaatgaaatatttcagTTATTACATTCAATAACGCATATAGCATCTATGAAACTTTACCATTTATCAGAATTTTTACTACGGTTCACAAACATCGGAAAATTATCAAAGTATTGTGGTGTATATGGTATTGACATGAACTTAGCATATTTAACAAATGTCAGGATCTTAACATCTACTAAACAAGAATTACATTTATTACAAGACAAGATCGAATTTTTAAGGAAGTTCTTATTATGCTGTTTTCTATCAGTGGAGCACCAAGATTATAACGAAAAGGTtaagaatattatcttttcCACCTATCTATTAAAACTCTTTCCTGGATACACTGAAGATAATAATTGCAAGTCcttattttcttcacaATGGTCTGTGTTATCAACCGTGATAGTAAAATTTAATCAAGATTTAAGCTTTTTATACTCAGTgttaaatgaaaataaagagCTTATATATTCTACCGAAACCAGAGAAGAGTCAGAAACTGATGAAATGCTAAAAGAAAGATACAAATTCAGATATAAAGATAAGAATCAATCATTAATGCTTAAGGCATTAAGTCAAATCCATCTAGTAGAGGAGCAATTGATTTCTGTGCAGGACGCagatgacaatgaagaaacTAAATGCTTGATCAACGATCATATCAAAAATCTCCAACAGCTGATATTGTGTTGTAATAATAAGACAAATTCTGGTACAAACTTCAGCAACCGCCATACTAGCTTACAAGGGAAAGGGTTATTTTTAGATGTCCTGAAATCACCAGAGGAGAAATTTACACCTATTTTTCAGGAAATGGAAGTATCTCGTATTGGGATAAAAAACGTCAGTGATAATGATGACCTCGAAAGTATTTTAACAGACAACGAGAATTATGAACATATAGAGCCAGCGCATTTCATCGATGACAGAAACAACGGCGGGGCTTTTACAATATATGAAGATTCGACATGTTATGCTGACGATTGTTACAAAAATGCTTCTGAACTCAGGAAATTAAATGATGAGCAACTTCGGCGGaaattaaatgaaaaaattcaGTTATTTGCTActgaaaacaagaaaaatcGAAATCAAATACGACAGCAGAAGTCTTTAGAACTCTTGAGAAGTAATAGTACACTGACAGCGTTAAATGAGCTTAAAAGCAATACTAATTATGAATCATTGGATAAAGGAgttaaaacaaaaaaaagagcaCACTTTATGGAACAGGAATTGTACTCAGAGGAGACTATTCCTTTTTACTATGAGATAAACGACTTCCTTTACAATCAGGCCAATCAgtgatttttcttttgtctCAATACCCTTATTGCATACCCTAAGTTACTTATTAAAGCCGTAGTCCCGCCATAATACTCAAGGTTTTAAGTTGACTTTGTGTCCAAAGAACAATTTGCATCGGAGATAGCAAACTTCCATCTTGCTTTATACATATATTAGACGTGGTAActtatatatttatgatatattcttttttaacaatatttaaagaaaactaTTTGTCTTTAAAAGCCCCTACAGATAGTAATGGCAAGCAGAATTAGAGCATTCTATGTGGGGAATGGATATCTACTGGGCATATATAATCATGATTTACGAAATAAGTTGCAGTGGGCTTTGCAATCATTAATGGTCCAAATGGAATTATTCCAAGCTATTACAACGATATCAGATGTGTTTTAAGAACCACTGCTCAATTAATTATAATAGCTAAAACATCAATAACATACTTTTTCATAAGGTCAAATATAgctatttcaatttttattattgagACAGAATTGCATTTCATTGTTATTCTCGCGAACCTCGCAAGGTCAAACTGCAGAAATACAGTTACAGGAAGATATTAATCTAGCATAATTCAGATTAGTATTGTAGCAGGTTTGTTATTAATATCCATCACCAAATCATATAAGTTACATTGGttgacttttttttgcagcAAACTGGTTTTAATAAAGCCATATATTGAAACTGATACTATTTAATATTGTTTGGACTATAGTACGTCCTAATAAGCCATTAGAAGGAacgaatttttttttgaccATATTTGAGTACTAGCATATGACAGACTACCAAATTGTTTAGAATTCTCAATATCATGACCGAACCtgataaaaaaaggaaaagatcATGGTCGTTACGAACACAAATGTTTAACAAACATTTGTTTGAAAACTATCACAATGACGATAATGTTGAAATGAATGATATAGATGAGGAGACTGAAAATGACGAGGGACATATAGGCGACTTTAATTCAATAGATGgtcaaacaaaaatacgAAATCATCAATCACCTAGACTAGTAACAAAAATTCTCGATATGTTATTTGACAGAAGGACTCAAGTACATTCAGTAGATGGTAGACATATTCCGATATCTCTAGATCATAGTTCTGCCATATCAGACATTTATCCCGT includes the following:
- the DIS3 gene encoding exosome catalytic subunit DIS3 (CAGL0H04411g~Ortholog(s) have Ran GTPase binding, ribonuclease activity and role in nuclear-transcribed mRNA catabolic process, meiosis-specific transcripts, polyadenylation-dependent ncRNA catabolic process, pre-miRNA processing); the protein is MSGGAEVLVRQSKRKKLSDGLAVTQKVFVRSRNGGATKIVREHYLRNDIPCLSRACSKCPEIVAPDAHNELPKFVLSEKPEKGKLDGIGEHYAVLDTNIVLQAIDLLENPECFFDVIIPQIVLDEVRNQSYPVYTRLRTLCRDSDDRKRFIVFHNEFSEHTFVERLENETINDRNDRAIRKTCEWYADHLKSSGISIVLVSNDRLNRVEANRSNAKEKKYQTLNLVEYVEKLPNANEIKDLIPSSNSFDGQDKESISDFSYPEYYTNARIMGGLKNGVLFQGSIQISEYNFLEGTISLPRFSKPVLIRGQKNLNRAFNGDQVIVELLPQSEWKAPSTITLDSEHFDVNDNADDGNDEESGDVKGANSAVIMSDKQRRLLAKDAIAAQQSKKVSPTGRVVGIVRRSWRQYVGQIAPNSVDLQNGGTQYVFVILMDKCLPKIRIRTRRAKELLDKRIVVSIDSWPETHRYPLGHFVRDLGGIETVQAETEALLLEHDVEYRPFSKKVLDCLPSEGHDWKAPEKLSDSAAIAKDPLLPKRRDLRDKLICSIDPPNCVDIDDALHAKMLENGNWEVGVHIADVTHFVKPGTALDAEGASRGTSVYLVDKRIDMLPMLLGTDLCSLKPYVDRFAFSVLWELDQDANIVNVDFTKSVIRSREAFSYEQAQIRIDDPNQTDELTQGMRALLQLSKKLKQKRLDAGALNLASPEVKVHMDSETSDPNEVEIKKLLATNSLVEEFMLLANISVARKIYDSFPQTAMLRRHAAPPSTNFEILNEMLQTKKGLTISLESSKALADSLDRCVDKNDPYFNTLVRIMSTRCMMAAQYFYSGAYSYSDFRHYGLAVDIYTHFTSPIRRYCDVVAHRQLAAAIGYEPLSLTHRDKTKMDMICKNINRKHRNAQFAGRASIEYYVGQVMRNNESVETGYVIKVFNNGIVVLVPKFGVEGLIRLENLTDDTDSADYDEVEFKLTFTQQGTNAKREISVFDKVEVQVKSVLDPVTSKRKAELLLK
- the INP2 gene encoding Inp2p (CAGL0H04455g~Has domain(s) with predicted myosin binding activity, role in peroxisome inheritance and integral component of peroxisomal membrane localization) gives rise to the protein MDSGATSFNVLGEWRRTVQSKLLGERHVGFVAEENKLHCGSIKDRDSVVLTPIANIQQGTVNYNHMFDNLIWVSDVQFMEELQYTLISSPFLNDIHHHQMPLSVANSIMDFHRDRRFHRESFIFSVPTKLGYLKARYGDKKLELRKNINFMDVHKTVYSILKHLRNNNKKCTWRILSVLMIILYLGYEQAHFHNQYPKYSFLTQLKAMMGKLQQFDSIQRKYFENINITKEFDKTGNEIFQLLHSITHIASMKLYHLSEFLLRFTNIGKLSKYCGVYGIDMNLAYLTNVRILTSTKQELHLLQDKIEFLRKFLLCCFLSVEHQDYNEKVKNIIFSTYLLKLFPGYTEDNNCKSLFSSQWSVLSTVIVKFNQDLSFLYSVLNENKELIYSTETREESETDEMLKERYKFRYKDKNQSLMLKALSQIHLVEEQLISVQDADDNEETKCLINDHIKNLQQLILCCNNKTNSGTNFSNRHTSLQGKGLFLDVLKSPEEKFTPIFQEMEVSRIGIKNVSDNDDLESILTDNENYEHIEPAHFIDDRNNGGAFTIYEDSTCYADDCYKNASELRKLNDEQLRRKLNEKIQLFATENKKNRNQIRQQKSLELLRSNSTLTALNELKSNTNYESLDKGVKTKKRAHFMEQELYSEETIPFYYEINDFLYNQANQ